The Canis lupus familiaris isolate Mischka breed German Shepherd chromosome X, alternate assembly UU_Cfam_GSD_1.0, whole genome shotgun sequence genome has a segment encoding these proteins:
- the PGK1 gene encoding phosphoglycerate kinase 1 produces MSLSNKLTLDKLDVKGKRVVMRVDFNVPMKNNQITNNQRIKAAIPSIKFCLDNGAKSVVLMSHLGRPDGVPMPDKYSLGPVAVELKSLLGKDVLFLKDCVGQEVEKACADPAAGSVILLENLRFHVEEEGKGKDASGNKVKAESAKIEAFRASLSKLGDVYVNDAFGTAHRAHSSMVGVSLPQKAGGFLMKKELNYFAKALECPERPFLAILGGAKVADKIQLISNMLDKVNEMIIGGGMAFTFLKVLNNMEIGTSLFDEEGAKIVKDLMSKAEKNGVKITLPVDFVTAEKFDEHAKTGQATVASGIPAGWMGLDCGPESSKKYAEAVARAKQIVWNGPVGVFEWEAFAQGTKALMDEVVKATARGCITIIGGGDTATCCAKWNTEDKVSHVSTGGGASLELLEGKVLPGVDALSSV; encoded by the exons agtGGACTTCAACGTTCCTATGAAGAACAACCAGATAACAAACAACCAGAG AATCAAGGCTGCCATCCCAAGTATCAAATTCTGCTTGGACAATGGAGCCAAGTCAGTTGTTCTTATGAGCCATCTGGGCCGGCCTGATGGTGTCCCCATGCCAGACAAGTATTCTTTGGGGCCAGTTGCTGTAGAACTTAAGTCTCTGCTGGGCAA GGATGTTTTATTCTTAAAGGACTGTGTGGGCCAAGAAGTGGAGAAAGCTTGTGCTGACCCAGCTGCTGGGTCTGTCATCCTGCTGGAGAACCTTCGCTTTCAtgtggaggaagaagggaagggaaaagatgcTTCTGGGAATAAG gtTAAAGCTGAGTCAGCCAAAATAGAAGCCTTCCGAGCTTCACTTTCCAAGCTAGGAGATGTCTATGTCAATGATGCTTTTGGCACTGCTCACCGAGCCCACAG CTCCATGGTGGGAGTCAGTCTGCCACAGAAGGCCGGAGGTTTCTTGATGAAGAAGGAGCTGAACTACTTTGCCAAGGCCTTGGAATGCCCAGAGCGACCCTTCCTGGCCATCCTGGGCGG AGCTAAAGTTGCAGACAAGATCCAGCTGATCAGTAATATGCTGGACAAAGTCAATGAGATGATTATTGGTGGTGGAATGGCTTTTACCTTCCTGAAGGTGCTCAACAACATGGAG ATTGGCACTTCTCTGTTTGATGAAGAGGGAGCCAAGATCGTCAAAGACCTGATGTCCAAAGCTGAGAAGAATGGTGTGAAAATTACCTTGCCAGTTGACTTTGTCACTGCTGAAAAGTTTGATGAGCATGCCAAGACTGGCCAAGCCACTGTGGCCTCTGGCATACCTGCTGGCTGGATG GGCTTGGACTGTGGTCCTGAGAGCAGCAAGAAATATGCTGAGGCAGTTGCTCGGGCTAAGCAGATCGTGTGGAATGGACCTGTGGGTGTATTTGAATGGGAAGCTTTTGCCCAAGGAACCAAAGCCCTCATGGATGAGGTGGTGAAAGCCACTGCTAGGGGCTGCATCACCATCATAG GTGGTGGAGACACTGCCACTTGCTGTGCCAAATGGAACACAGAGGATAAAGTCAGCCATGTGAGCACTGGGGGTGGTGCGAGTTTAGAACTCTTGGAAG GTAAAGTCCTTCCTGGGGTGGATGCTCTCAGCAGTGTTTAG